Proteins found in one Candidatus Methylomirabilota bacterium genomic segment:
- a CDS encoding P1 family peptidase, with protein MEPGITLVEGIRVGHATDVEACTGCTVILCDGGAVGGVDVRGWASGTRELDALAPHHLVDKVDGILLAGGSAFGLEAAAGVMRYLEERGTGFDVGVTKVPIVPGAILFDLGIGDFRTRPDAAMGYRACEAAHEGQMEEGSVGVGTGATVGKLFGVRHAMKGGVGTTSVELRGGLRVGALAAVNAFGDVRDPSTGAIVAGVRDPATGLPADTSLQMKQGHLRRAFHIQSTTLAVIATNARLTKGEAILVARMGQGGLARTISPVHTAFDGDIIFTLATGRVDGDVNLVGQAGAEVVAAAVLRAVKTATSLGGVPAYQDLHS; from the coding sequence CATCACGCTCGTGGAGGGGATCCGGGTTGGGCATGCCACCGACGTCGAGGCGTGCACCGGGTGCACCGTCATCCTTTGTGATGGAGGAGCCGTTGGGGGGGTGGACGTGCGGGGTTGGGCCTCGGGGACGAGGGAGCTCGACGCCTTGGCTCCTCATCACCTGGTGGACAAGGTCGACGGCATACTCCTCGCAGGGGGCTCCGCTTTCGGGCTCGAGGCGGCCGCTGGGGTGATGCGGTATCTAGAGGAGCGAGGTACGGGCTTTGATGTGGGAGTGACCAAGGTTCCCATCGTCCCTGGCGCCATCCTCTTTGACCTGGGGATTGGAGATTTCCGAACGCGACCGGATGCGGCTATGGGATACCGGGCTTGCGAGGCAGCTCACGAGGGGCAGATGGAGGAGGGGAGTGTCGGCGTTGGGACGGGGGCCACAGTGGGGAAGCTTTTCGGCGTCCGGCACGCCATGAAGGGTGGGGTGGGGACCACCAGTGTCGAACTCCGCGGGGGACTCAGGGTTGGGGCGTTGGCCGCCGTGAACGCCTTTGGCGATGTGCGGGATCCGTCGACAGGCGCTATTGTGGCCGGAGTGCGGGACCCGGCGACGGGATTGCCTGCGGATACCTCCCTGCAAATGAAGCAGGGACACCTTCGGCGGGCCTTCCACATCCAGAGCACCACATTGGCGGTGATAGCGACGAATGCCCGTCTGACCAAGGGCGAGGCGATCCTGGTGGCTCGCATGGGGCAGGGGGGATTGGCCCGAACTATCTCGCCTGTTCATACCGCCTTTGACGGGGACATCATCTTCACCCTGGCGACCGGGCGGGTGGATGGGGACGTGAATCTGGTGGGGCAAGCCGGGGCAGAGGTAGTGGCCGCGGCCG